The following coding sequences lie in one Helicobacter sp. MIT 21-1697 genomic window:
- the pheT gene encoding phenylalanine--tRNA ligase subunit beta has protein sequence MIFSKHLLSHFVDISHLDIEQMCIRLSSMGLEVESAYPVEIPQKVVVGKVLSLTPHPDADKLNVCKVSIGSQELQIVCGASNVKAHQYVAVALEGAVIPHTKNGEMVIKQTNLRGVESCGMLCSSTELGLPKINDGIMVLDSTAGKLELGTELSNLSLFNDYVIEVGITPNRGDCLSVLGIARELATSYDLRLKHEVDMDNVITLGLGRVLQILSDEKIEAHLLYRVIEVKQAYLPLDIALCLARNGSLVDDIMCNFLEYGTYMTGVILNAYKLYDCENKDIILDNGLVAQLRIKKDENGLGAVFARQKLSVIGVSYGERHFGTRSEIYIIEASYVNPTLIAKGLYEHGIKGDAQLTYRSTRGSNPNLEQGIDFLCRKMVLVSDALVYSGSHNVIQNIDEITIKTTFKAINQIIGIELDKEEIATILKRLNFKLDATCDENFFMVTVPNYRHDIQSIQDVAEEVLRIYGIDNVSSVPLLCSQSHNINNTYFTYKNTRKLAYGLIAYGFVECIHYVFASSQNLEKLGFMRLDEDLELLNPITNELDTLRTSLLPAMLDSLKRNENLGFKNITLFEIGSVYNAKREEKSKLALVASGCMQDECYPHTKAAKWNLFAFGAICQSCVGDLSFRNIRDEVNAKELLNRFCFADERLLHPYQSAFVYQKDKPIGVIAKLHPQVAINMDLGETFICEIELDMSDFSLSQAYEFSKYQKSTRDLTILIDKDIPFYRVREILMEAQITYVKNIYPIDVYYDKSLGEKMALSIRVVIQSDEGTLQEMQLVQAVESVLGILVREFDASLRT, from the coding sequence ATGATTTTTTCAAAACATTTATTATCGCATTTTGTTGATATTTCACATCTTGATATTGAGCAGATGTGTATAAGATTAAGCAGTATGGGACTTGAGGTAGAATCTGCATATCCAGTGGAGATACCCCAAAAGGTTGTTGTAGGCAAGGTGCTTTCACTCACGCCTCACCCCGATGCAGACAAACTCAATGTATGCAAAGTGAGTATTGGCTCACAAGAGTTACAAATTGTATGTGGAGCAAGCAATGTAAAAGCTCATCAATATGTTGCTGTGGCACTTGAGGGGGCAGTAATACCTCATACTAAAAATGGTGAGATGGTGATTAAACAAACAAATCTGCGCGGCGTAGAGAGTTGTGGAATGTTGTGTTCTAGCACAGAGTTAGGTTTGCCAAAAATCAATGATGGAATTATGGTGCTTGATAGCACAGCTGGAAAATTAGAACTTGGCACTGAATTAAGCAATCTCTCTCTTTTTAATGATTATGTGATTGAAGTAGGAATTACTCCTAATCGCGGTGATTGTTTGAGTGTGCTAGGTATCGCGCGCGAACTTGCTACAAGCTATGATTTGCGTCTGAAACACGAAGTAGATATGGATAATGTGATTACGCTTGGTTTGGGCAGGGTATTGCAGATTCTTTCTGATGAAAAAATTGAAGCCCATTTACTCTATCGTGTGATTGAAGTCAAACAGGCTTATCTTCCTCTTGATATTGCACTTTGTCTTGCGCGCAATGGGAGTTTAGTTGATGATATTATGTGTAATTTTTTAGAATATGGCACTTATATGACAGGCGTTATCCTCAATGCCTATAAACTCTATGATTGCGAGAATAAAGATATTATTCTTGATAATGGTTTAGTCGCACAACTTAGAATCAAAAAAGATGAGAATGGCTTAGGAGCAGTCTTTGCTCGCCAAAAACTTTCTGTAATTGGCGTATCTTATGGTGAGCGACATTTTGGGACACGTTCTGAAATTTATATTATTGAAGCAAGTTATGTGAATCCTACTCTGATTGCCAAAGGTCTTTATGAACACGGAATAAAAGGCGATGCACAGCTGACTTATCGTAGCACAAGGGGGAGTAATCCAAATTTAGAGCAAGGCATTGACTTTTTATGTAGAAAAATGGTGCTCGTTTCTGATGCGCTTGTGTATTCTGGCTCACACAATGTTATTCAAAATATTGATGAAATTACGATTAAGACGACATTTAAAGCTATTAATCAAATTATAGGTATAGAACTTGATAAGGAAGAGATAGCTACTATTTTAAAACGATTGAATTTTAAGCTTGATGCGACTTGTGATGAGAATTTTTTTATGGTTACTGTGCCAAATTATCGGCACGATATTCAAAGCATTCAAGATGTGGCTGAAGAGGTGCTTAGAATCTATGGCATTGATAATGTTTCTTCTGTGCCTCTGCTTTGCTCCCAATCTCATAATATCAATAACACATATTTTACTTACAAAAACACGCGCAAACTTGCCTACGGATTGATTGCCTACGGATTTGTAGAGTGTATTCATTATGTGTTTGCTTCTTCGCAAAATTTGGAGAAATTAGGTTTTATGCGACTTGATGAGGATTTGGAATTGCTCAATCCTATCACAAACGAGCTTGATACACTTCGGACAAGCTTGCTTCCAGCTATGCTTGATTCGTTAAAACGCAATGAAAATCTTGGCTTTAAAAATATTACACTTTTTGAGATTGGAAGTGTGTATAATGCAAAACGAGAGGAAAAAAGTAAGCTTGCACTTGTCGCGAGTGGCTGTATGCAAGATGAGTGTTATCCCCATACCAAAGCTGCTAAATGGAATCTTTTTGCTTTTGGAGCTATATGTCAGAGTTGTGTAGGAGATTTGAGCTTTAGAAATATCCGTGATGAAGTGAATGCAAAGGAACTTTTAAATCGTTTTTGTTTTGCCGATGAGAGATTGCTTCACCCCTATCAAAGCGCATTTGTTTATCAAAAAGACAAGCCCATAGGCGTGATTGCCAAATTGCACCCACAAGTTGCTATTAATATGGATTTAGGTGAAACATTTATATGTGAAATTGAGCTTGATATGAGTGATTTTTCTTTGTCTCAAGCCTATGAATTTTCAAAATATCAAAAATCTACGCGTGATTTGACAATTTTGATTGATAAAGATATTCCTTTTTATCGTGTGCGTGAGATTCTTATGGAAGCTCAAATCACTTATGTGAAAAATATTTATCCTATTGATGTGTATTATGATAAGAGTTTGGGAGAAAAAATGGCATTAAGCATACGCGTGGTGATTCAATCTGATGAGGGCACATTGCAAGAAATGCAATTAGTGCAAGCAGTAGAATCTGTGCTTGGTATTTTGGTGCGCGAATTTGACGCGTCATTACGCACTTAG
- the tkt gene encoding transketolase, with translation MQKKLPHITTEDIPLLQKMSHTLGFLCADMVQKANSGHPGAPMGLADIASVLHFHINLAPTQAQWLNRDRIIFSGGHASALVYSLLHLWGFEVSMADLRSFRQLDSKTPGHPEFGHTQGIEITTGPLGQGIANAVGMAMASKYAQNLFGREIISHNIYCLCGDGDLQEGISYEAASLAGHHALSNLILIYDSNHITIEGDTKLAMSEDIAKRFEAQGWEVLSCDGHDYMEIHNVLSTAKTSSKPTLIVARTIIAKNALSLEGSHKAHGAPLGEEIITAAKQKLSFPTQSFYIPDDVALAFGTMKERGELNFAQWQKNYENLPQIAKERLDKMREPDVSQIVYPQFTLGESMATRVSNGKILNSISQALEGFIGGSADLAPSNNTQLQDEGDFPQGKNWHFGIREHAMGAICNGVANYGLFLPFCATFFVFSDYMSPSVRIASLMKAKVYYIWTHDSIGVGEDGATHQPIEQLSHFRAMPNLLVFRPADANENVACWQVGLDSRLPCAFVLSRQNLTVIMESTPALKNQVQKGGYVLRSRENAAITLMASGSEVSLALKACETLEDLGIKAQVVSVPCLDLLLQQGKSYILEMCGKSKILAIEAARGLEWYAVADEVIGMQSFGASGKGEALFHHFNFNKEHIIATAQKLIQS, from the coding sequence ATGCAAAAAAAATTACCTCATATTACAACTGAAGATATACCTTTATTGCAAAAAATGTCGCACACACTAGGGTTTTTGTGCGCAGATATGGTGCAAAAGGCAAATAGCGGACACCCCGGAGCACCTATGGGACTTGCAGATATTGCAAGTGTGCTACATTTTCATATTAATCTTGCGCCCACACAAGCTCAATGGTTAAATAGAGATAGAATCATCTTTAGTGGAGGACACGCAAGTGCGCTTGTGTATTCGCTCCTTCATTTATGGGGGTTTGAGGTAAGTATGGCGGATTTACGCTCTTTTAGGCAGTTAGATTCTAAAACGCCCGGACACCCTGAATTTGGTCATACTCAAGGTATTGAGATTACCACAGGTCCCCTTGGACAAGGTATAGCAAATGCAGTGGGTATGGCAATGGCAAGTAAATATGCACAAAATCTCTTTGGACGAGAAATCATTTCGCATAATATATATTGTTTGTGCGGTGATGGAGATTTGCAAGAGGGGATTAGTTATGAAGCAGCTTCTTTGGCTGGACATCACGCTCTTTCAAATTTGATTCTTATTTATGATAGCAATCATATCACAATAGAAGGTGATACGAAACTTGCGATGAGCGAGGATATTGCTAAACGTTTTGAAGCGCAGGGTTGGGAAGTTTTAAGCTGTGATGGACACGATTATATGGAGATTCATAATGTGCTTAGTACTGCTAAAACTTCTTCAAAGCCAACGCTTATTGTTGCTCGTACTATTATTGCCAAGAATGCCCTTAGCCTTGAGGGTAGCCATAAAGCACACGGCGCACCTTTAGGCGAGGAAATTATCACCGCAGCAAAGCAAAAGCTCTCATTTCCTACACAATCTTTTTATATTCCTGATGATGTGGCACTTGCTTTTGGCACGATGAAAGAACGCGGTGAGCTAAACTTTGCACAATGGCAGAAAAATTATGAGAATCTCCCTCAAATTGCAAAAGAGCGGCTTGATAAAATGAGAGAGCCCGATGTTTCACAGATTGTTTATCCACAATTTACGCTTGGTGAAAGTATGGCTACACGCGTGAGCAATGGAAAGATTTTAAATAGCATTTCTCAAGCACTAGAGGGATTTATTGGTGGAAGTGCAGATTTAGCTCCATCAAATAATACACAACTTCAAGATGAGGGTGATTTCCCACAAGGTAAAAATTGGCATTTTGGTATCCGAGAACACGCAATGGGTGCAATTTGCAATGGTGTCGCAAATTATGGTTTATTTTTGCCTTTTTGCGCGACATTTTTTGTTTTTAGTGATTATATGAGCCCAAGTGTGCGCATAGCAAGCCTTATGAAAGCAAAAGTGTATTATATTTGGACACACGATAGTATCGGTGTGGGTGAAGATGGTGCGACACATCAGCCCATTGAACAATTAAGTCATTTTAGGGCAATGCCAAATCTCCTTGTTTTTCGTCCTGCTGATGCAAATGAGAATGTTGCTTGTTGGCAGGTTGGTTTGGATTCTAGGCTACCTTGTGCTTTTGTGCTTAGTCGTCAGAATCTCACTGTTATTATGGAATCTACCCCTGCGTTAAAAAATCAGGTGCAAAAAGGCGGCTATGTATTGCGTTCGCGTGAGAATGCAGCTATTACTCTTATGGCGAGTGGAAGTGAAGTAAGTCTCGCACTTAAAGCGTGTGAAACACTAGAAGATTTGGGAATCAAAGCACAGGTGGTAAGTGTGCCTTGTCTTGATTTGCTTTTACAACAAGGTAAAAGTTATATTTTGGAGATGTGTGGTAAGAGTAAGATTCTTGCTATTGAGGCTGCAAGGGGCTTGGAGTGGTATGCGGTGGCTGATGAAGTGATTGGTATGCAGAGTTTTGGAGCTTCAGGGAAAGGCGAAGCCCTCTTTCATCATTTCAATTTTAATAAAGAACATATTATAGCAACAGCACAAAAGCTGATTCAATCTTAA
- a CDS encoding PD-(D/E)XK nuclease family protein, whose product MGRESTLYVYSSHRSLMQDSNEGEILVPSMMMGDFFTQLSIIDGYRALPRSMRLPLVMSVLKECAFELERAKFIFEKSFLGFLETSNFLFDFFDEIAQSQIQIKDIPSCDIYSDYADHLYVLEWLENRYKERLFELKCYDGHILPPQAQPRFNEAFVRHFECIEIFVEGIISPVHQAMLVNAAKITPIKVHFWVDEYNISLPFLPSYILMQCKPFFRYSAELDTGKILQFTPIPPLGKIEAFSFALGISQVALVFAKIDEWIKNGVQEQDIVIIVPNENFAQYLFLLDRAHNLNFAMGEDISRTKAYKYLQDYIAQSKNTAHIPCPYAQVCEDIVSLLTHLEDRQSKRVREYVSEILFMWENLGLKECTHTEIIELLLEELKRYSIDDVMGGKVRVMGVLESRGFAFKKAVIVDFNEGVIPSKQESDLFLNSALRQRLKMPTMRDKECLQKHYYYGIFGTADEIAVAYVSNENNHPSFMLEELAQKSVVEYKNGDHFFTLLPQGRKLEYYEDEISGYLPRTLTPSKLKVFLECPRRYYYLYEERLSELPSLQESAFMGNLIHQCLESIYKPYIGKKVILDEKALYQSAQVWLEQWLENENAKNPKSALQSAHIEWLKCELKRFFTFENGREVEILQLEGENMKALYGDFIFYGRPDRIQKVGEYIEIIDYKYRQSFKVQSVQKSTDFALIVYMQAFKAHYPQYAHLPISAWYWDIRRGEKKEENNQKSDILLQKLSCMKDKVVFAKSEQRSNCRYCEFVELCDRD is encoded by the coding sequence ATGGGCAGAGAATCTACCCTTTATGTATATAGTTCTCATCGTTCTTTAATGCAAGATAGCAACGAAGGAGAAATTTTAGTCCCGAGTATGATGATGGGAGATTTTTTTACACAGCTTAGTATTATTGATGGGTATAGAGCATTGCCACGCAGTATGCGCTTACCTCTTGTTATGAGTGTATTAAAAGAATGTGCCTTTGAGCTTGAGAGAGCAAAATTTATTTTTGAAAAGAGTTTTTTAGGATTTTTGGAAACCTCTAACTTTTTATTTGATTTTTTTGATGAAATCGCTCAATCACAAATACAGATTAAAGATATTCCATCGTGTGATATTTATAGCGATTATGCAGACCATTTGTATGTGTTGGAATGGTTGGAAAATCGCTATAAAGAACGACTTTTTGAATTGAAGTGTTATGATGGACATATTCTCCCACCGCAAGCCCAGCCCCGCTTTAATGAAGCATTTGTGCGACATTTTGAATGTATTGAAATTTTTGTAGAGGGGATTATAAGCCCTGTTCATCAGGCAATGCTTGTAAATGCGGCAAAAATAACGCCTATAAAAGTGCATTTTTGGGTTGATGAATATAATATTTCTTTGCCTTTTTTGCCCTCATATATTTTAATGCAATGTAAGCCGTTTTTTAGATATAGCGCAGAATTAGACACAGGAAAGATTCTGCAATTTACGCCTATTCCACCTTTGGGGAAGATTGAAGCTTTTAGTTTTGCTTTGGGCATATCGCAAGTGGCATTAGTGTTTGCCAAGATTGATGAATGGATAAAAAATGGTGTGCAAGAGCAGGATATTGTGATTATTGTGCCAAATGAGAATTTTGCTCAATATCTTTTTTTGCTTGATAGGGCGCATAATTTAAATTTCGCAATGGGTGAGGATATATCACGCACTAAAGCTTACAAGTATCTCCAAGATTATATTGCTCAATCAAAAAATACAGCACATATTCCGTGCCCTTATGCCCAAGTATGTGAGGATATAGTATCTTTGCTCACACACTTAGAAGATAGGCAAAGCAAAAGAGTGCGCGAGTATGTAAGTGAGATACTCTTTATGTGGGAGAATCTAGGACTAAAAGAATGCACACATACAGAGATTATTGAGTTATTGTTAGAAGAGCTGAAGCGATATAGCATTGATGATGTAATGGGCGGGAAAGTCCGAGTAATGGGTGTTTTAGAATCAAGAGGTTTTGCATTTAAAAAGGCTGTGATTGTAGATTTTAATGAAGGTGTAATACCCAGCAAACAAGAGAGTGATTTATTTTTAAATTCTGCTTTACGCCAGAGGCTTAAAATGCCAACTATGAGGGATAAAGAGTGCCTCCAAAAACATTATTATTATGGCATTTTTGGCACTGCTGATGAGATAGCAGTAGCGTATGTGTCAAATGAAAATAATCACCCAAGCTTTATGCTTGAGGAATTAGCACAAAAGAGTGTAGTGGAATATAAAAATGGAGATCATTTCTTTACATTGCTTCCGCAAGGAAGAAAACTAGAATATTATGAAGATGAAATAAGCGGGTATCTGCCACGCACTCTAACACCCAGCAAATTAAAAGTGTTTTTAGAATGTCCAAGGAGGTATTATTATCTTTATGAAGAGCGTCTTAGCGAACTTCCTTCTTTGCAAGAGAGTGCTTTTATGGGAAATCTTATCCACCAATGTTTAGAATCTATCTATAAGCCATATATAGGAAAAAAGGTAATCTTAGATGAAAAAGCACTTTATCAGAGTGCGCAAGTATGGCTAGAACAATGGTTAGAGAATGAAAATGCAAAAAATCCAAAAAGTGCATTGCAAAGCGCACATATTGAGTGGCTCAAATGTGAATTAAAACGATTTTTTACTTTTGAGAATGGGCGCGAAGTAGAAATCTTGCAGCTTGAGGGAGAAAATATGAAGGCTTTATATGGTGATTTTATCTTTTATGGACGACCTGATAGAATCCAAAAAGTTGGCGAGTATATAGAAATCATAGATTATAAATATCGTCAATCCTTTAAGGTGCAAAGTGTGCAAAAGAGCACAGATTTTGCACTTATTGTGTATATGCAGGCATTTAAAGCTCATTATCCTCAATATGCTCATTTGCCAATAAGTGCGTGGTATTGGGATATTAGAAGAGGTGAGAAAAAGGAGGAAAATAATCAAAAGAGTGATATTCTTCTTCAAAAGCTATCTTGTATGAAAGATAAGGTTGTATTTGCTAAGAGTGAGCAGCGCTCAAACTGCCGATATTGTGAGTTTGTGGAGTTGTGCGATAGAGACTAG
- the murI gene encoding glutamate racemase has product MRAGVFDSGVGGLSVLKSLINAKLFEDIIYYGDTARVPYGVKDKQTIIKFSLQALEFFAPHNIDILIVACNTVSAYALQEMQKQSKIPIVGVIEPGVLAVQNNLKDTDSEILIIATRATINSGEYETKLRNIGFWNLKSLATGLFVPIVEEGLLEGAVLESIFHHYFASITTPPQAIILGCTHFPLIAPALDCYFNHQSMLIHSGEAIVEYLKTHLHLTSHYALKSLQFFASDNTAALTKIAHKWLS; this is encoded by the coding sequence ATGCGAGCAGGCGTGTTTGATAGTGGTGTGGGTGGTTTAAGTGTGCTTAAAAGCCTTATTAATGCAAAACTCTTTGAGGACATCATTTATTATGGCGATACTGCGCGTGTGCCTTATGGTGTCAAAGACAAACAAACAATTATCAAATTCTCACTTCAAGCACTTGAGTTTTTTGCGCCTCATAATATTGATATTCTCATCGTTGCTTGTAACACCGTGAGTGCCTACGCTCTACAAGAGATGCAAAAACAGAGTAAGATTCCTATCGTAGGTGTGATTGAGCCGGGTGTATTGGCAGTGCAAAATAATCTTAAAGATACAGATTCTGAAATTCTCATCATTGCCACACGCGCAACAATTAATTCCGGCGAATATGAAACAAAGCTACGCAATATAGGTTTTTGGAATCTTAAAAGTCTTGCCACAGGGCTTTTTGTGCCCATCGTTGAAGAAGGATTGCTTGAAGGGGCAGTGCTTGAGAGCATATTTCATCATTATTTTGCCTCAATCACAACTCCTCCTCAAGCCATAATATTAGGCTGCACACATTTTCCACTTATTGCACCAGCACTTGATTGTTATTTTAATCATCAAAGTATGCTTATCCATTCGGGTGAAGCCATTGTAGAATATTTAAAAACGCACTTGCACCTTACCTCACATTATGCATTGAAATCACTACAATTTTTTGCAAGCGATAACACTGCTGCACTAACAAAAATTGCTCATAAATGGTTAAGCTGA